The genomic DNA CACCCACCCGTCGCGGGCGTTCGCGGCGCCGGCGTTCGAGGTGGACGGCCTCTACATCTGGGGCTTCACCGCGATCGTGCTGTCCGAGACGTTCGACCTCGCCGGGCTGACCCGGCCGTGGGACGAGCACGACGAGCGCGTCGTACCCGAGAGGTTCATGACCCGCTGAGCGAGCCCAGCCAGTCGATCAGCAGACGATTGGTGGCGTCCGGGGCCTCTTCGGGGATGAAGTGACCGACACCCGGCAGCAGCGTCTCGTCGTAGCGCCCCGAGCACCACTGCTGTGAGCCGATCGAGCTCTCGGGCAGCACACATCCGTCGGACTCACCGTGCACGTGCAGCACGGGTACGCCGACCGGCTGGCTCAGGCGCGCCACGAAGCGGCGGCCGTCCGAACGCATCACCGACCGCATGACCCAGCGGTAGTACTCGGCGGCGGAGTGGGCGACGAACGGGAGAGTCAGCGCGTCGGCGTACAGCTGGCTGACGTCGCCGGAGGGCCAGCCGGGGCGACCCGACCAGGCCGACATGAGCCTGCGGACGTAGCGCGGCCCGGCGACCATCTGCCGCTCGGGGACGAACGGGCGCTGCAGCCCGAACAGGTAGGCATTGGCTCGCACCTGGCGCATGCTGCGGGCCGAGGCCTGGCGCAGCACGAGCGGGTGGGGCATCCCGAGCGACGCGACCGCGCGGGTGACGTCGGGCTGCATGCTGGCCATCGACCACGCGATCCAGCCGCCCCAGCCGTGCCCGACGACGGTGGCCTGGCGTTCGCCGAGGCAGCGGATCACCGCGGCGACGTCGGCGGCCAGCGTGAAGGTGTCGTAGCCCTGAGGCGGCTTGTCGGAGGCGCCGTAGCCGCGCAGGTCGAGGGCGGCGACACGGTGGCCGGCGTCGGCGAGCGCGGGGATCTGGTCACGCCAGGCCCACCAGAACTCCGGGAACCCGTGCAGGAGGACCACGAGCGGGCCCTCACCGGATTCGGCCACGTGGAAGCGCGCGCCGTTGGCGGCGACGAACCGGTGCTGCCACGGGCCGTCGATCAGGACGCGCGACACGTCGGCCGGGCTGGGCATCGCACTCCCCTGAGTCGTGCGGTGGGCGAGAAAGAAGTACGGGGCCGCGCGGGCCCGTACTGGTGGTGGTGCTGGTCAGCCCTTGGCGGGCTTAATGGCCTTGACCGTCTGCTGGGCGTTCTCGATGGTCTTCTTGGG from Luteipulveratus halotolerans includes the following:
- a CDS encoding alpha/beta fold hydrolase — its product is MPSPADVSRVLIDGPWQHRFVAANGARFHVAESGEGPLVVLLHGFPEFWWAWRDQIPALADAGHRVAALDLRGYGASDKPPQGYDTFTLAADVAAVIRCLGERQATVVGHGWGGWIAWSMASMQPDVTRAVASLGMPHPLVLRQASARSMRQVRANAYLFGLQRPFVPERQMVAGPRYVRRLMSAWSGRPGWPSGDVSQLYADALTLPFVAHSAAEYYRWVMRSVMRSDGRRFVARLSQPVGVPVLHVHGESDGCVLPESSIGSQQWCSGRYDETLLPGVGHFIPEEAPDATNRLLIDWLGSLSGS